A single window of Bombyx mori chromosome 17, ASM3026992v2 DNA harbors:
- the LOC101739597 gene encoding BPTI/Kunitz domain-containing protein isoform X2 yields MLKLFMLLVSMFISLPSNGGSETTLTTATIRASTSAKPTVIYRRIYNESSNTIHSKNIIHNARRSGPTLWDWDIWCQLQPKKGNCSENVLKYYYNADLDQCLTFEYTGCQGNLNKFHTQADCEGRCKGASLMMIRESAPITYCSLQVNAGYCLGLLRRYYYDVNEATCKEFTYGGCGGNQNNFETMRKCSRECQTNFE; encoded by the exons ATGCTCAAATTGTTTATGCTATTAGTCTCAATGTTTATTTCATTGCCCAGTAACGGAGGTAGCGAAACAACATTAACTACTGCAACAATACGTGCCAGTACATCTGCTAAGCCAACGGTGATCTATCGAAGGATTTATAATGAGAGCAGTAACACGATTCAtagcaaaaatataattcataaCGCGAGAAGAA GTGGTCCGACTCTGTGGGATTGGGATATTTGGTGTCAATTACAGCCCAAAAAAGGAAATTGTTCTGAGAACGTACTGAA ATATTATTATAACGCGGATTTAGATCAGTGTTTAACGTTCGAATACACTGGATGTCagggtaatttaaataaatttcatacgCAAGCAGATTGCGAGGGGCGATGTAAAG GAGCATCTTTGATGATGATCAGAGAAAGTGCTCCGATCACATATTGTTCTCTGCAAGTAAATGCTGGATATTGCTTGGGGCTGCTACGGAG ATATTACTATGATGTTAACGAAGCAACATGTAAAGAATTCACGTACGGAGGCTGCGGCGGCaaccaaaataactttgaaactATGAGAAAGTGCTCGCGAGAGTGTCAGACTAACTTTGAGTGA
- the LOC101739597 gene encoding BPTI/Kunitz domain-containing protein isoform X1, which translates to MLKLFMLLVSMFISLPSNGGSETTLTTATIRASTSAKPTVIYRRIYNESSNTIHSKNIIHNARRIKILGGPTLWDWDIWCQLQPKKGNCSENVLKYYYNADLDQCLTFEYTGCQGNLNKFHTQADCEGRCKGASLMMIRESAPITYCSLQVNAGYCLGLLRRYYYDVNEATCKEFTYGGCGGNQNNFETMRKCSRECQTNFE; encoded by the exons ATGCTCAAATTGTTTATGCTATTAGTCTCAATGTTTATTTCATTGCCCAGTAACGGAGGTAGCGAAACAACATTAACTACTGCAACAATACGTGCCAGTACATCTGCTAAGCCAACGGTGATCTATCGAAGGATTTATAATGAGAGCAGTAACACGATTCAtagcaaaaatataattcataaCGCGAGAAGAA TTAAAATTTTAGGTGGTCCGACTCTGTGGGATTGGGATATTTGGTGTCAATTACAGCCCAAAAAAGGAAATTGTTCTGAGAACGTACTGAA ATATTATTATAACGCGGATTTAGATCAGTGTTTAACGTTCGAATACACTGGATGTCagggtaatttaaataaatttcatacgCAAGCAGATTGCGAGGGGCGATGTAAAG GAGCATCTTTGATGATGATCAGAGAAAGTGCTCCGATCACATATTGTTCTCTGCAAGTAAATGCTGGATATTGCTTGGGGCTGCTACGGAG ATATTACTATGATGTTAACGAAGCAACATGTAAAGAATTCACGTACGGAGGCTGCGGCGGCaaccaaaataactttgaaactATGAGAAAGTGCTCGCGAGAGTGTCAGACTAACTTTGAGTGA
- the LOC101739081 gene encoding ubiquitin carboxyl-terminal hydrolase 7 isoform X2, translating to MIEASSVDNATAPLPINHDFTPQDEDMARSEATFRFIVQNVSELKEQVLSPACYVRCLPWKILVLVRNTTRNDHQPHKALGVFLQCNGECSSPGWSCYGLGELKLLSYKPEGTHLCRKIHHMYHCKEDDWGFAHFIAWDDLMNPDNGFVKNDSITLEAHVIAEAPHGVSWDSKKHTGYVGLKNQGATCYMNSLLQTLFFTNVLRKAVYKIPTVGDDSSRSVAFALQRVFYDLQFSEKPVATKKLTKSFGWETLDSFMQHDVQEFLRVLLDKLENKMKGTLVEGTVPKLFEGKMTSFIKCKNVNCTSTRVETFYDIQLSVKGNNNIYESFKDYISTELLDGDNKYDAGEHGLQEAEKGVRFDVFPPVLHLHLLRFQYDPQRDASVKFNDRFEFYEEINLDPYLQEVPSTPSHYTLHAVLVHSGDNHGGHYVVFINPKGDGKWCKFDDDVVSRCTKQEAIEYNYGGKEDAPHMARKATSAYMLIYIQTTQLKYVLQDASESDIPPDLCDRINEEMRYEMVRTCGGKIKCKKFKSDTSVSSAKRYTKIFSALKHFFTLQAVGGSKYKGR from the exons GACTTCACACCGCAAGACGAAGATATGGCCCGTTCGGAGGCCACTTTCCGTTTTATAGTTCAAAATGTCAGCGAGTTGAAAGAGCAAGTGCTATCCCCGGCGTGTTACGTGCGCTGTCTGCCTTGGAAGATCTTGGTTCTCGTACGCAACACTACGAGAAACGATCACCAACCACACAAAGCTTTAGGCGTATTCCTTCAGTGCAACGGCGAATGCAGTTCGCCTGGGTGGTCTTGTTATGGATTGGGCGAACTAAAACTCCTATCCTATAAGCCTGAGGGTACGCACTTATGCAGGAAAATTCATCACATGTACCATTG CAAAGAAGACGATTGGGGTTTTGCCCATTTTATAGCATGGGATGACTTGATGAATCCCGATAACGGTTTTGTTAAGAATGATTCTATTACATTGGAGGCTCATGTTATAGCTGAAGCACCCCACGGAGTATCTTGGGATTCTAAAAAGCACACTGGCTACGTTG GCCTTAAAAATCAAGGAGCAACATGTTACATGAATTCCCTTTTGCAAACTCTCTTCTTCACGAACGTATTACGTAAGGCGGTGTACAAGATCCCGACAGTCGGCGACGACAGTTCTCGGTCGGTCGCTTTCGCTCTGCAAAGAGTGTTCTACGACTTGCAATTCTCTGAAAAGCCGGTCGCTACCAAGAAATTAACGAAGAGCTTCGGCTGGGAAACTTTGGACTCTTTTATGCAACACGACGTGCAAGAATTTCTTAGG GTGCTCCTAGACAAACTGGAGAACAAAATGAAAGGGACGCTCGTGGAGGGAACCGTGCCAAAATTGTTTGAAGGAAAAATGACCTCTTTTATCAAGTGCAAGAATGTTAACTGCACGAGCACTCGGGTGGAAACTTTCTACGACATCCAGCTCAGTGTCAAGGGAAATAATAATA TCTACGAGTCGTTTAAAGACTATATCAGCACGGAGCTACTCGACGGCGACAACAAATACGACGCCGGAGAGCACGGCCTACAGGAAGCCGAGAAAGGCGTGAGATTCGATGTGTTCCCGCCCGTGCTGCACTTGCACCTATTGAGGTTCCAATACGACCCGCAACGAGATGCTTCAGTTAAATTTAATGATCG GTTCGAATTCTACGAAGAGATAAACTTGGATCCGTATTTACAAGAGGTACCGTCCACTCCCTCGCATTACACGCTTCACGCTGTGCTCGTTCACTCGGGCGACAACCACGGAGGACACTACGTCGTCTTTATCAACCCTAAGGGCGACGGAAAG TGGTGTAAGTTCGACGACGACGTGGTGTCTCGTTGCACTAAGCAGGAAGCCATCGAATACAACTACGGCGGGAAGGAAGACGCCCCTCACATGGCCAGGAAAGCCACAAGCGCTTACATGCTTATCTACATTCA AACTACACAATTGAAATACGTTTTACAAGACGCTTCCGAATCCGACATACCGCCAGATCTCTGTGATCGAATCAACGAAGAAATGCGATACGAGATGGTAAGAACAT GCGGCGGAAAAATAAAGTGCAAGAAATTTAAATCGGACACGTCTGTCTCGTCCGCAAAACGCTACACCAAGATATTTAGCGCATTAAAACATTTCTTCACTTTACAGGCGGTTGGCGGATCTAAATACAAAGGAAGATAA
- the LOC101739081 gene encoding ubiquitin carboxyl-terminal hydrolase 7 isoform X3 → MRVCVKYMLAGQRPSLAGNDIRFAAEMIEASSVDNATAPLPINHDFTPQDEDMARSEATFRFIVQNVSELKEQVLSPACYVRCLPWKILVLVRNTTRNDHQPHKALGVFLQCNGECSSPGWSCYGLGELKLLSYKPEGTHLCRKIHHMYHCKEDDWGFAHFIAWDDLMNPDNGFVKNDSITLEAHVIAEAPHGVSWDSKKHTGYVGLKNQGATCYMNSLLQTLFFTNVLRKAVYKIPTVGDDSSRSVAFALQRVFYDLQFSEKPVATKKLTKSFGWETLDSFMQHDVQEFLRVLLDKLENKMKGTLVEGTVPKLFEGKMTSFIKCKNVNCTSTRVETFYDIQLSVKGNNNIYESFKDYISTELLDGDNKYDAGEHGLQEAEKGVRFDVFPPVLHLHLLRFQYDPQRDASVKFNDRFEFYEEINLDPYLQEVPSTPSHYTLHAVLVHSGDNHGGHYVVFINPKGDGKWCKFDDDVVSRCTKQEAIEYNYGGKEDAPHMARKATSAYMLIYIQTTQLKYVLQDASESDIPPDLCDRINEEMRYEMAVGGSKYKGR, encoded by the exons GACTTCACACCGCAAGACGAAGATATGGCCCGTTCGGAGGCCACTTTCCGTTTTATAGTTCAAAATGTCAGCGAGTTGAAAGAGCAAGTGCTATCCCCGGCGTGTTACGTGCGCTGTCTGCCTTGGAAGATCTTGGTTCTCGTACGCAACACTACGAGAAACGATCACCAACCACACAAAGCTTTAGGCGTATTCCTTCAGTGCAACGGCGAATGCAGTTCGCCTGGGTGGTCTTGTTATGGATTGGGCGAACTAAAACTCCTATCCTATAAGCCTGAGGGTACGCACTTATGCAGGAAAATTCATCACATGTACCATTG CAAAGAAGACGATTGGGGTTTTGCCCATTTTATAGCATGGGATGACTTGATGAATCCCGATAACGGTTTTGTTAAGAATGATTCTATTACATTGGAGGCTCATGTTATAGCTGAAGCACCCCACGGAGTATCTTGGGATTCTAAAAAGCACACTGGCTACGTTG GCCTTAAAAATCAAGGAGCAACATGTTACATGAATTCCCTTTTGCAAACTCTCTTCTTCACGAACGTATTACGTAAGGCGGTGTACAAGATCCCGACAGTCGGCGACGACAGTTCTCGGTCGGTCGCTTTCGCTCTGCAAAGAGTGTTCTACGACTTGCAATTCTCTGAAAAGCCGGTCGCTACCAAGAAATTAACGAAGAGCTTCGGCTGGGAAACTTTGGACTCTTTTATGCAACACGACGTGCAAGAATTTCTTAGG GTGCTCCTAGACAAACTGGAGAACAAAATGAAAGGGACGCTCGTGGAGGGAACCGTGCCAAAATTGTTTGAAGGAAAAATGACCTCTTTTATCAAGTGCAAGAATGTTAACTGCACGAGCACTCGGGTGGAAACTTTCTACGACATCCAGCTCAGTGTCAAGGGAAATAATAATA TCTACGAGTCGTTTAAAGACTATATCAGCACGGAGCTACTCGACGGCGACAACAAATACGACGCCGGAGAGCACGGCCTACAGGAAGCCGAGAAAGGCGTGAGATTCGATGTGTTCCCGCCCGTGCTGCACTTGCACCTATTGAGGTTCCAATACGACCCGCAACGAGATGCTTCAGTTAAATTTAATGATCG GTTCGAATTCTACGAAGAGATAAACTTGGATCCGTATTTACAAGAGGTACCGTCCACTCCCTCGCATTACACGCTTCACGCTGTGCTCGTTCACTCGGGCGACAACCACGGAGGACACTACGTCGTCTTTATCAACCCTAAGGGCGACGGAAAG TGGTGTAAGTTCGACGACGACGTGGTGTCTCGTTGCACTAAGCAGGAAGCCATCGAATACAACTACGGCGGGAAGGAAGACGCCCCTCACATGGCCAGGAAAGCCACAAGCGCTTACATGCTTATCTACATTCA AACTACACAATTGAAATACGTTTTACAAGACGCTTCCGAATCCGACATACCGCCAGATCTCTGTGATCGAATCAACGAAGAAATGCGATACGAGATG GCGGTTGGCGGATCTAAATACAAAGGAAGATAA
- the LOC101739081 gene encoding ubiquitin carboxyl-terminal hydrolase 7 isoform X1, giving the protein MRVCVKYMLAGQRPSLAGNDIRFAAEMIEASSVDNATAPLPINHDFTPQDEDMARSEATFRFIVQNVSELKEQVLSPACYVRCLPWKILVLVRNTTRNDHQPHKALGVFLQCNGECSSPGWSCYGLGELKLLSYKPEGTHLCRKIHHMYHCKEDDWGFAHFIAWDDLMNPDNGFVKNDSITLEAHVIAEAPHGVSWDSKKHTGYVGLKNQGATCYMNSLLQTLFFTNVLRKAVYKIPTVGDDSSRSVAFALQRVFYDLQFSEKPVATKKLTKSFGWETLDSFMQHDVQEFLRVLLDKLENKMKGTLVEGTVPKLFEGKMTSFIKCKNVNCTSTRVETFYDIQLSVKGNNNIYESFKDYISTELLDGDNKYDAGEHGLQEAEKGVRFDVFPPVLHLHLLRFQYDPQRDASVKFNDRFEFYEEINLDPYLQEVPSTPSHYTLHAVLVHSGDNHGGHYVVFINPKGDGKWCKFDDDVVSRCTKQEAIEYNYGGKEDAPHMARKATSAYMLIYIQTTQLKYVLQDASESDIPPDLCDRINEEMRYEMVRTCGGKIKCKKFKSDTSVSSAKRYTKIFSALKHFFTLQAVGGSKYKGR; this is encoded by the exons GACTTCACACCGCAAGACGAAGATATGGCCCGTTCGGAGGCCACTTTCCGTTTTATAGTTCAAAATGTCAGCGAGTTGAAAGAGCAAGTGCTATCCCCGGCGTGTTACGTGCGCTGTCTGCCTTGGAAGATCTTGGTTCTCGTACGCAACACTACGAGAAACGATCACCAACCACACAAAGCTTTAGGCGTATTCCTTCAGTGCAACGGCGAATGCAGTTCGCCTGGGTGGTCTTGTTATGGATTGGGCGAACTAAAACTCCTATCCTATAAGCCTGAGGGTACGCACTTATGCAGGAAAATTCATCACATGTACCATTG CAAAGAAGACGATTGGGGTTTTGCCCATTTTATAGCATGGGATGACTTGATGAATCCCGATAACGGTTTTGTTAAGAATGATTCTATTACATTGGAGGCTCATGTTATAGCTGAAGCACCCCACGGAGTATCTTGGGATTCTAAAAAGCACACTGGCTACGTTG GCCTTAAAAATCAAGGAGCAACATGTTACATGAATTCCCTTTTGCAAACTCTCTTCTTCACGAACGTATTACGTAAGGCGGTGTACAAGATCCCGACAGTCGGCGACGACAGTTCTCGGTCGGTCGCTTTCGCTCTGCAAAGAGTGTTCTACGACTTGCAATTCTCTGAAAAGCCGGTCGCTACCAAGAAATTAACGAAGAGCTTCGGCTGGGAAACTTTGGACTCTTTTATGCAACACGACGTGCAAGAATTTCTTAGG GTGCTCCTAGACAAACTGGAGAACAAAATGAAAGGGACGCTCGTGGAGGGAACCGTGCCAAAATTGTTTGAAGGAAAAATGACCTCTTTTATCAAGTGCAAGAATGTTAACTGCACGAGCACTCGGGTGGAAACTTTCTACGACATCCAGCTCAGTGTCAAGGGAAATAATAATA TCTACGAGTCGTTTAAAGACTATATCAGCACGGAGCTACTCGACGGCGACAACAAATACGACGCCGGAGAGCACGGCCTACAGGAAGCCGAGAAAGGCGTGAGATTCGATGTGTTCCCGCCCGTGCTGCACTTGCACCTATTGAGGTTCCAATACGACCCGCAACGAGATGCTTCAGTTAAATTTAATGATCG GTTCGAATTCTACGAAGAGATAAACTTGGATCCGTATTTACAAGAGGTACCGTCCACTCCCTCGCATTACACGCTTCACGCTGTGCTCGTTCACTCGGGCGACAACCACGGAGGACACTACGTCGTCTTTATCAACCCTAAGGGCGACGGAAAG TGGTGTAAGTTCGACGACGACGTGGTGTCTCGTTGCACTAAGCAGGAAGCCATCGAATACAACTACGGCGGGAAGGAAGACGCCCCTCACATGGCCAGGAAAGCCACAAGCGCTTACATGCTTATCTACATTCA AACTACACAATTGAAATACGTTTTACAAGACGCTTCCGAATCCGACATACCGCCAGATCTCTGTGATCGAATCAACGAAGAAATGCGATACGAGATGGTAAGAACAT GCGGCGGAAAAATAAAGTGCAAGAAATTTAAATCGGACACGTCTGTCTCGTCCGCAAAACGCTACACCAAGATATTTAGCGCATTAAAACATTTCTTCACTTTACAGGCGGTTGGCGGATCTAAATACAAAGGAAGATAA
- the LOC101739081 gene encoding ubiquitin carboxyl-terminal hydrolase 7 isoform X5 — translation MRVCVKYMLAGQRPSLAGNDIRFAAEMIEASSVDNATAPLPINHDFTPQDEDMARSEATFRFIVQNVSELKEQVLSPACYVRCLPWKILVLVRNTTRNDHQPHKALGVFLQCNGECSSPGWSCYGLGELKLLSYKPEGTHLCRKIHHMYHCKEDDWGFAHFIAWDDLMNPDNGFVKNDSITLEAHVIAEAPHGVSWDSKKHTGYVGLKNQGATCYMNSLLQTLFFTNVLRKAVYKIPTVGDDSSRSVAFALQRVFYDLQFSEKPVATKKLTKSFGWETLDSFMQHDVQEFLRVLLDKLENKMKGTLVEGTVPKLFEGKMTSFIKCKNVNCTSTRVETFYDIQLSVKGNNNIYESFKDYISTELLDGDNKYDAGEHGLQEAEKGVRFDVFPPVLHLHLLRFQYDPQRDASVKFNDRFEFYEEINLDPYLQEVPSTPSHYTLHAVLVHSGDNHGGHYVVFINPKGDGKNYTIEIRFTRRFRIRHTARSL, via the exons GACTTCACACCGCAAGACGAAGATATGGCCCGTTCGGAGGCCACTTTCCGTTTTATAGTTCAAAATGTCAGCGAGTTGAAAGAGCAAGTGCTATCCCCGGCGTGTTACGTGCGCTGTCTGCCTTGGAAGATCTTGGTTCTCGTACGCAACACTACGAGAAACGATCACCAACCACACAAAGCTTTAGGCGTATTCCTTCAGTGCAACGGCGAATGCAGTTCGCCTGGGTGGTCTTGTTATGGATTGGGCGAACTAAAACTCCTATCCTATAAGCCTGAGGGTACGCACTTATGCAGGAAAATTCATCACATGTACCATTG CAAAGAAGACGATTGGGGTTTTGCCCATTTTATAGCATGGGATGACTTGATGAATCCCGATAACGGTTTTGTTAAGAATGATTCTATTACATTGGAGGCTCATGTTATAGCTGAAGCACCCCACGGAGTATCTTGGGATTCTAAAAAGCACACTGGCTACGTTG GCCTTAAAAATCAAGGAGCAACATGTTACATGAATTCCCTTTTGCAAACTCTCTTCTTCACGAACGTATTACGTAAGGCGGTGTACAAGATCCCGACAGTCGGCGACGACAGTTCTCGGTCGGTCGCTTTCGCTCTGCAAAGAGTGTTCTACGACTTGCAATTCTCTGAAAAGCCGGTCGCTACCAAGAAATTAACGAAGAGCTTCGGCTGGGAAACTTTGGACTCTTTTATGCAACACGACGTGCAAGAATTTCTTAGG GTGCTCCTAGACAAACTGGAGAACAAAATGAAAGGGACGCTCGTGGAGGGAACCGTGCCAAAATTGTTTGAAGGAAAAATGACCTCTTTTATCAAGTGCAAGAATGTTAACTGCACGAGCACTCGGGTGGAAACTTTCTACGACATCCAGCTCAGTGTCAAGGGAAATAATAATA TCTACGAGTCGTTTAAAGACTATATCAGCACGGAGCTACTCGACGGCGACAACAAATACGACGCCGGAGAGCACGGCCTACAGGAAGCCGAGAAAGGCGTGAGATTCGATGTGTTCCCGCCCGTGCTGCACTTGCACCTATTGAGGTTCCAATACGACCCGCAACGAGATGCTTCAGTTAAATTTAATGATCG GTTCGAATTCTACGAAGAGATAAACTTGGATCCGTATTTACAAGAGGTACCGTCCACTCCCTCGCATTACACGCTTCACGCTGTGCTCGTTCACTCGGGCGACAACCACGGAGGACACTACGTCGTCTTTATCAACCCTAAGGGCGACGGAAAG AACTACACAATTGAAATACGTTTTACAAGACGCTTCCGAATCCGACATACCGCCAGATCTCTGTGA
- the LOC101739081 gene encoding ubiquitin carboxyl-terminal hydrolase 7 isoform X4, whose amino-acid sequence MRVCVKYMLAGQRPSLAGNDIRFAAEMIEASSVDNATAPLPINHDFTPQDEDMARSEATFRFIVQNVSELKEQVLSPACYVRCLPWKILVLVRNTTRNDHQPHKALGVFLQCNGECSSPGWSCYGLGELKLLSYKPEGTHLCRKIHHMYHCKEDDWGFAHFIAWDDLMNPDNGFVKNDSITLEAHVIAEAPHGVSWDSKKHTGYVGLKNQGATCYMNSLLQTLFFTNVLRKAVYKIPTVGDDSSRSVAFALQRVFYDLQFSEKPVATKKLTKSFGWETLDSFMQHDVQEFLRVLLDKLENKMKGTLVEGTVPKLFEGKMTSFIKCKNVNCTSTRVETFYDIQLSVKGNNNIYESFKDYISTELLDGDNKYDAGEHGLQEAEKGVRFDVFPPVLHLHLLRFQYDPQRDASVKFNDRFEFYEEINLDPYLQEVPSTPSHYTLHAVLVHSGDNHGGHYVVFINPKGDGKWCKFDDDVVSRCTKQEAIEYNYGGKEDAPHMARKATSAYMLIYIQTTQLKYVLQDASESDIPPDLCDRINEEMRYEMAAEK is encoded by the exons GACTTCACACCGCAAGACGAAGATATGGCCCGTTCGGAGGCCACTTTCCGTTTTATAGTTCAAAATGTCAGCGAGTTGAAAGAGCAAGTGCTATCCCCGGCGTGTTACGTGCGCTGTCTGCCTTGGAAGATCTTGGTTCTCGTACGCAACACTACGAGAAACGATCACCAACCACACAAAGCTTTAGGCGTATTCCTTCAGTGCAACGGCGAATGCAGTTCGCCTGGGTGGTCTTGTTATGGATTGGGCGAACTAAAACTCCTATCCTATAAGCCTGAGGGTACGCACTTATGCAGGAAAATTCATCACATGTACCATTG CAAAGAAGACGATTGGGGTTTTGCCCATTTTATAGCATGGGATGACTTGATGAATCCCGATAACGGTTTTGTTAAGAATGATTCTATTACATTGGAGGCTCATGTTATAGCTGAAGCACCCCACGGAGTATCTTGGGATTCTAAAAAGCACACTGGCTACGTTG GCCTTAAAAATCAAGGAGCAACATGTTACATGAATTCCCTTTTGCAAACTCTCTTCTTCACGAACGTATTACGTAAGGCGGTGTACAAGATCCCGACAGTCGGCGACGACAGTTCTCGGTCGGTCGCTTTCGCTCTGCAAAGAGTGTTCTACGACTTGCAATTCTCTGAAAAGCCGGTCGCTACCAAGAAATTAACGAAGAGCTTCGGCTGGGAAACTTTGGACTCTTTTATGCAACACGACGTGCAAGAATTTCTTAGG GTGCTCCTAGACAAACTGGAGAACAAAATGAAAGGGACGCTCGTGGAGGGAACCGTGCCAAAATTGTTTGAAGGAAAAATGACCTCTTTTATCAAGTGCAAGAATGTTAACTGCACGAGCACTCGGGTGGAAACTTTCTACGACATCCAGCTCAGTGTCAAGGGAAATAATAATA TCTACGAGTCGTTTAAAGACTATATCAGCACGGAGCTACTCGACGGCGACAACAAATACGACGCCGGAGAGCACGGCCTACAGGAAGCCGAGAAAGGCGTGAGATTCGATGTGTTCCCGCCCGTGCTGCACTTGCACCTATTGAGGTTCCAATACGACCCGCAACGAGATGCTTCAGTTAAATTTAATGATCG GTTCGAATTCTACGAAGAGATAAACTTGGATCCGTATTTACAAGAGGTACCGTCCACTCCCTCGCATTACACGCTTCACGCTGTGCTCGTTCACTCGGGCGACAACCACGGAGGACACTACGTCGTCTTTATCAACCCTAAGGGCGACGGAAAG TGGTGTAAGTTCGACGACGACGTGGTGTCTCGTTGCACTAAGCAGGAAGCCATCGAATACAACTACGGCGGGAAGGAAGACGCCCCTCACATGGCCAGGAAAGCCACAAGCGCTTACATGCTTATCTACATTCA AACTACACAATTGAAATACGTTTTACAAGACGCTTCCGAATCCGACATACCGCCAGATCTCTGTGATCGAATCAACGAAGAAATGCGATACGAGATG GCGGCGGAAAAATAA